The genomic window CGTACCGCCAACACGAAGTCCGTCCAGGAGTCGGCCAAGGAGGCCGGGATCGACCTCAAGTTCTCGGATGGCCAGCAGAAGCAGGAGAACCAGATCAAGGCGATCCGCAGCTACATCCAGCAGAAGGTCGACGTCATCGCCTTCAGTCCCGTCGTGGAGACCGGCTGGGACGCCGTGCTGCTCGAAGCCAAGCGAGCCAACATTCCCGTGATCCTCACCGACCGCGCGGTGGACTCGGAGGACACCTCGCTCTACAAGACCTTCCTCGGCTCGGACTTCGTCGCCGAGGGCAAGAAGGCCGGTGAGTGGCTGGTGGAGGAGTCCCAGGGCAAGAGCGAGGTCAACGTGGTCGAGCTGCAGGGTACGACGGGTGCCGCCCCCGCCATCGACCGCAAGCAGGGCTTCGCCGACGCGACCAAGGCCGCCCCGCAGATCAAGGTCATCGCCTCCCAGACCGGCGACTTCACCCGGTCCGGCGGCAAGCAGGTCATGGAGGCCTTCCTCAAGTCCAACCCCAAGATCGACGTGGTCTACGCCCACAACGACGACATGGGTCTGGGCGCCATCGAGGCCATCGAGGCGGCCGGCAAGAAGCCCGGTGTCGACATCAAGATCATCACGGTCGACGCGGTGCACGACGGCGTGCAGGCGCTCGCCGACGGCAAGATCAACTACATCGTCGAGTGCAACCCGCTGCTCGGTCCCCAGCTGATGGATCTCGCCAAGAAGGTCGTCAAGGGTGAGCAGGTGCCCCAGCGCGTGGTGACGGAGGAGACGACGTTCACGCAGGAGCAGGCGAAGACCGAGTTGCCCAACCGCAAGTACTGAGGTCGGGCCGATTCTCCACCCACCGCGCCCCCGCCACCCCCACGGATGGCGGGGGCGCAACCCCGGCGTCCGGCCCACAGCCGGCCATGGCTCGTAGCACATGAGGGAGGACCACCATGTCGGAGGACGCGAAGCAGGCGCCGCATGCGGCCGAACCGGCCGCGCTCGTGCAGATGCGGGGGATCTCGGTGGAGTTCCCGGGTGTGAAGGCCTTGCAGGAGGTGGACTTCCGGCTCTTCCCCGGCGAGGTGCACGCCCTCATGGGGGAGAACGGCGCGGGCAAGTCGACGCTCATCAAGGCGTTGACCGGCGTCTACAGCCCGATCGCCGGCGTCACGACGATCGAGGGGCGGGAGGTGTCGTTCTCCGGCCCGGCCGAGGCCCAGGGCGCCGGGATCAGCACCGTCTACCAGGAGGTCAACCTCTGCCCCAACCTGACGGTCGCGGAGAACATCCTGCTCGGCCGCGAGCCGCGGCGGCTCGGCGCGATCGACGGAAGGGCGACCCGGGCCCGCGCCGCCGAGCTGCTCGCCGAGATGGGACTCCACATCGACCCCGGCTCCATCCTCGCCGAGCATCCCATCGCCATCCAGCAGCTCGTGGCGATCACCCGTGCCGTCGCCGTGGACGCCAAGGTCCTCATTCTCGACGAGCCGACCTCCAGCCTCGACCAGGACGAGGTCGCCGAACTCTTCCGCATCATGCGAGTCCTGCGGGACCGGGGCGTCGCCATCCTCTTCGTCTCCCACTTCCTCGAGCAGGTGTACGAAATCTCCGACCGGATGACGGTGTTGCGCAACGGCCGGCTGGTGGGGGAGCACCGGAGCGCCGACCTCGGCCGGCTCGAGCTGGTCTCCCTCATGATCGGCCGCGAGCTTGGCGCGTTGGCGGAGGTCGAGCGGCTCGCCGGACAGGCCGGCGAGGTGGCCTCCACCGCCCCCGTGCTGCAGGCCACCGGTGTCGGCCGCAAGGGCTCGGTCGCACCGTTTCACCTGCAGATCAATCGCGGCGAGGTGGTGGGCCTGGCCGGACTCCTCGGCTCCGGGCGCACCGAGCTCGCGCGGCTGCTCTTCGGGGCGGACCGTCCGGACAGCGGCCAGGTGACCGTCGACGGCAAGGTGGTGCACCTGCGGAACCCCCGCGTCGCCATCGCCGCCGGGATCGCCTTCTGCTCTGAGGACCGCAAGGGCGAGGGAGTGCTGGCCGACCTCAGCGTCCGGGACAACCTGATTCTGGCCATGCAGGCCGCCAGCGGCTGGGCCCGGCCCATCCCCCGTAAGACCAAGGACCAGCTGGTGGAAAAGTGGATCAAGGCGCTGGACATCAGACCGGCGAACCCCGACGCGCTCGTGGGCAAGCTCTCCGGTGGCAACCAGCAGAAGGTGCTGCTCGCCCGCTGGCTGGTCACCAAGCCGAAGCTGCTCATCCTCGACGAGCCCACCCGCGGCATCGACATCGGGGCCAAGACCCAGATCCAGAAGCTCGTCGCCGAGCTCGCCCAGGAAGGCATGGCCGTGGTCTACATCTCCGCCGAGCTTGAGGAGGTCGTACGCCTGAGCCACCGCGTCGTGGTGATGAAGGACCGGGCCAAGATCGCCGAGCTCGACCAGCACGCCACCGTCGACGACATCATGCGGCTCATCGCCCGCGTGGACGAGGGCTCCGAGGCGGTGGCGGCATGACCTCCACGCGCCCCCTGGACCGCTTCCGCAGCAGCGGACTGCTGTGGCCCCTGGTGGCCATCGTGGTGCTGCTGGCGGCCAACGCGGTCGTCCGCCCGTCGTTCCTCGCCCTGCGCTTCCAGGACGGCCACCTCTACGGCAGCCTCATCGACATCCTCAAGAACGGCGCGCCGACCATGCTCATCGCGCTCGGCATGTGCCTGGTCATCGCCACCCGGGGGATCGACCTGTCGGTCGGCGCGGTCGTCGCCATCTCCGGAGCGGTCACCTGCTCCTCCATCGTGGGCGCGGCCGAGCCGGGCAGCGCCGGGGCCGCCTTCGTCGGCATGGGGACCGCGCTCGCGCTCTGCGCCGTCCTCGGACTGTGGAACGGCTTCCTCGTCGCCGGCCTCGGCATGCAACCAATCATCGCGACGCTCGTTCTCATGACCGCCGGGCGTGGCATTGCGATGCTCATCACCGACGGCCAGATCATCACCGTGCGCAACCCGACGTTCCGTACCGTCGGCGCCGGCTTCCTGGTGCTGCCCGTCTCGATCCTCATCGCCGTCGCCGTGTTCGTGCTCGTCGCCCTCGTGACCCGCCGGACCGCGCTCGGCCTGCTCATCGAGTCGGTCGGGATCAACCCGGAGGCCAGCCGGCTGGCCGGCCTGCGCGCCCGCACCATCCGGTGGACCGTCTACGTGTTCGCCGCCATCTGCGCCGGCGTCGCCGGCCTGATGATCAGCTCCAACGTCAGCGCCGCCGACGCCAACAACGCCGGCCTATGGATCGAGATGGACGCGATCCTGGCCGTCGTCATCGGCGGCACCTCGCTGGCCGGCGGCCGGTACAGCCTCACCGGCACGCTGCTGGGCGCGCTCATCATCCAGACGCTCACCACGACGGTGTACAGCATGGGCATTGACCCCAAGATCACCCTCGTCTTCAAAGCCGTCGTCGTCATCGCCGTGTGCCTCCTGCAGGCGCCCAAGGTGCGGGCCGCCCTGCTGGGCCGCACCCGGCGACGGCACGCCCCGCCGGACCCGGAGGCCGAGCCAACGGCCCGGCAGGGTACGCAGACCCCGACCGAACCCCTGGTGGAGAAGGTGGCCCAGCCATGACGACCACAGCAACGCCGGCCAAGGAGAAGGGCCTGCTCGGGACGCTTGCGGGCGGCCGGTCGATCCCCGGCCGGGTCGTCCCGGTACTCGCCACGTTCGTGCTCTTCGTGCTCCTCTTCGGCGTCGGCGCCGGCCGCTACGACGGGTTCACCTCCGGCCAGGTCGTGGCCAACCTGTTCATCGACAATTCCTTCCTGATCGTGCTCGCCGTGGGCATGACCTTCGTCATCGTGACCGGCGGGATCGACCTGTCGGTGGGCGCGGTGGTCGCGCTGTCGACGATGGTGGCCGCGGCCGGCCTGGGGGCCGGTCTGCCGGCGCCGCTCGTGGTGCTGCTGGTGCTGGCCATGGGGTCGACACTCGGCCTGCTGATGGGCCTGGTCATCCACTACTTCGAGATCCAGCCGTTCATCGTGACGCTCGCCGGCATGTTCCTCGCCCGAGGGCTGTGCTTCGTGGTCGGCGTCCAGTCGATCTCCATCAAGGACCCGACCTTCCGCAGCATTGCCACCGCCTCCCTGCCGCTGTCCGCGAACGTGTCGATCACCTGGAGTGTGGTGATCGCGCTGGCCATCGTGGCGGTGGCCGGCTGGGTCCTGCACCGCACCCGGTTCGGACGCACCGCCTATGCGGTCGGCGGCAACGAGAACTCGGCGATGCTCATGGGCCTGCCGGTCGCCAGGGTCAAGGTCGGCGTCTACGTCATCAGCGGAATCTGCTCCGCGACCGCCGGGCTCCTCTTCGCCCTCTACATGCTCTCCGGCTACGGCCTGCACGCCGTCGGCATGGAACTGGACGCCATCGCCTCCGTCGTGATCGGCGGCACGCTGCTCTCGGGCGGCGTCGGTTACGTCCTCGGGTCGCTGCTCGGCGTTCTCGTCCTGGGTGTCATCCAGACGTTGATCTCGTTCCAAGGCACGCTGAGCTCATGGTGGACAAAAATCGCGATCGGAACCCTGCTGCTCCTCTTCATCGTGATGCAGAGGGTCTTCATGCGGAGGCAGCCGTGACGGCGGCTGCCGCCAAGGCGCCGGTGATGGCCGACGTCGCTCGCCTGGCGGGCGTGTCGCACCAGACGGTGTCCCGGGTGATCAACGGGTCGGCCAGCATCAAGCCGGAGACCCGGGAGCGGGTGCTCCAGGCCATCGAACGGCTCGGCTACCGTCCCAACACCGCCGCCCGCGCCCTGGTGCGCGGACGCTCCGGGATGATCGGCATCATCGGCACCGCCAGGACGCTGTTCGGTCCGACGAGTATTCACCGGAGCGTTGAGGACGCCGCGCGGGCCGCCGGATACTTCGCCACCTCGGTGAGCCTGTCCGAGGTGACGCGGCGAGCCCTCGACGACGCCACCGACCATCTCATGCGGGTCGGCGTGGAGGGCATCGTCATGATTGCCGGTCACGACGAGGCTCTCGAGGTGGTGCGCAAGCAGCGCTCCGGCGTCCCCTTCGTCGTCGTGGAGGGGGACCTGTCCAAGGCGTCCCGCACGGTCGGCGTCGACCAGGTGCTCGGCGCTCGGCTGGCCACCGAGCACCTCCTGAAGCTCGGGCACCGCGAGATCGTGCACGTCAGCGGTCCGCTCAACTGGGCGGAGGCGCGCGCCCGGGTCGAGGGCTGGCGCCTGGCGATGAGTGAGGCGGGGCTGCGCCCGGCCGAGCCGGTGCCCGGCGACTGGAGTTCCGCGAGCGGGTATGCCGCCGGGCTGCGGATCTGCGAGATGTCGGAGACCACCGCGGTCTTCGCGGCGAACGACCAGATGGCGATCGGTGTGCTCCGCGCGCTGCACGAGCGCGGTCGGCGGGTGCCGGAGGACATCTCCGTCGTCGGGTTTGACGACGTCCCCGAGGCCGCCTACCTCATCCCGCCACTGACGACGATCGAGCAGGACTTCGAGGCCATCGGTCGACGTGCGATAGACGTCATCACCCAGGCGATCAACGGCGATGACCTCCAGCCCTCGCCATTGGTCATTCCCAAGCTCGTGGTGCGCCAGAGCACCGCCCCCCCGACAAGGACCAGCACATGAGTGACGAGAAGTACGTGGTGGGCGTCGACTACGGGACGCTCTCGGGACGAGCCCTGGTGGTCCGTGTCTCCGACGGTGCCGAGCTGGGGTCGGCCGTGCACGAGTACCCCCACGCGGTGGTGACCGAGGCCCTGCCCGGCGGCCAGCCGCTGCCTCCGGAATGGGCGCTGCAGGTGCCCCAGGACTACCGCGAGGTGCTGCAGGTGGCGGTGCCGCAGGCGGTGCAGGAAGCGGGAATCGACCCGGCCGACGTCACCGGCGTCGGCACGGACTTCACCGCGTGCACCATGATCCCGACGCTCGCCGACGGTACCCCGCTGTCCGAGCTGGACCAGTTCACCGCCCGGCCCCACGCCTACGTCAAGCTCTGGCGGCACCACGCCGCCCAGCCGCACGCCGACCGGATCAACCAGCTCGCCGCGAAGCGGAACGAACCATGGCTGGCCCGCTACGGCGGCCAGATCTCCTCGGAGTGGGAGTTCGCCAAGGCGCTACAGCTGCTGGAGGAGGATCCGACGAGCTACGCGGCCATGCAGCGCTGGGTGGAGGCAGCGGACTGGATCGTCTGGCAGCTCACCGGCCGCTACGTCCGCAACGCCTGCGCCGCCGGCTACAAGGGCATCTACCAGGACGGGCAGTATCCCGGCCCGGACTTCCTCGCCGAGCTCAATCCCGCGTTCGCCGACTTCGTCGAGACCAAGCTCGACCAGCCCATCGGCCAGCTGGGGGACACCGCCGGCACGCTGACCGACCGGGCGGCGGCGTGGACCGGTCTGCCGCCCGGCATCCCGGTCGCCGTCGGCAACGTGGACGCCCACGTCACGGCAGCCGCGGCCAACGCGCTCGAGCCCGGGCAGATGGTCGCCATCATGGGCACCTCCACCTGCCACATCATGAACGGCAGGGAGCTACGCGTCGTGCCCGGCATGTGCGGCGTGGTGAAGAACGGCATCGTCAAGGGGCTCTGGGGCTACGAGGCCGGGCAGAGCGGCGTGGGCGACATCTTCGCGCACTTCGTGCGGACGCACGTGCCGGCCAGCTACACGTCCCGGGCCCGCGCCGAAGGCTTGAGCATCCACGAGTACCTCACCAGCCTGGCGTCGACCCAGCGGGTGGGGGAGCACGGCCTGCTCGCCCTGGACTGGCACAGCGGCAACCGCTCGGTGCTCGTCGATCACGAGCTGTCCGGCCTGTTGGTGGGAGAGACGCTGGCCACCCGGCCGGAGGACATCTACCGGGCGCTCATCGAGGCCACCGCCTTCGGCACCCGAACCATCATCGAGACCTTCCGGGACGCCGGGGTGCCGGTCACCGAGCTGGTCGTCGCGGGCGGACTCGTCAAGAACCCGATGCTCATGCAGATCTACAGCGATGTGACCCGACTACCGCTGTCCATAGTTCCGTCGGAGCAGGCACCCGCGCTGGGTGCGGCCATCCACGCCGCGGTCGCCGCCGGAGCGTATCCGGACGTACGCACGGCGGCCGCGCGGATGGGCCACGCCGAGCGCGCGGCGTACACCCCGCACGAGGCGGACGCCGCGGTCTACGACGAACTCTTCGCCGAGTACACCACGCTGCACGACCACTTCGGCAGAGGCGACAACAAGCTGATGCGCAAGCTGCGTGCGATCCAGCGTTCGGCGGTGGCCCGATGAGCGTCATCCAGTCGGTCAACGCCACCATCACGTCGCTGCGCGCCCAGGTGGCGGCATTGCACGCCGAGCTGCCCCGCAACGCACTCGTGGTGTGGACGGCCGGCAACGTCTCGGCCCGCGTGCCCGGTGCGGACCTGCTGGTCATCAAGCCGTCGGGGGTCAGCTACGACGACATCCGCCCGGAGAACATGGTCATCACCGACCTCGACGCCAACCTGGTCGACGGAGACCTGGCGCCGTCGTCGGACACCGCCGCCCACGCATACGTCTACAAGCACATGCCACGCGTGGGCGGCGTCGTGCACACCCACTCCACGTACGCGACCGCCTGGGCCGCCCGCGGTGAGCCCATCCCGTGCGTGCTCACCATGATCGCCGACGAGTTCGGCGGCGAGATTCCGGTCGGCCCGTTCGCGCTCATCGGCGACGACTCCATCGGTCGCGGCATCGTGGCCACGCTCCGGACCCACCGCTCACCGGCCGTCCTCATGCGCAACCACGGCGTCTTCACCATCGGGACCCACGCCCGAGCGGCGGTCAAAGCCGCCGTGATGTGCGAGGACGTCGCCCGCACCGTCCACATCGCTCGTCAGCTCGGTGCACCGCTGCCGCTGCGGCAAAGCGACATCGACGCCCTCTACGACCGCTACCAGAACGTCTACGGGCAGGCGTGAGCCGCACCCCGACAGGAGAACCCGCCATGGCATCGGCCACGAAACCCGAGGTCTGGTTCCTCACCGGCAGCCAGCACCTTTACGGACCGGAAACCCTCATCCAGGTCGCCGACCAGTCCCAGCAGATCCAGCGAACCCTGGTGTCCTCGGGTCAACTCGCCGCCGAGATCGTCTGGAAGCCGGTGCTGACCGACTCGACCGCGATACGCCACGTGATGCTCGAGGCCAACGCGGACCCCGGCTGCGTGGGCGTCATCGCCTGGATGCACACGTTCTCACCGGCCAAGATGTGGATCGCTGGTCTGGACATGCTGCGCAAGCCGCTGCTGCACCTGCACACCCAGCTCAACGCGGCGCTGCCCTGGGCGTCCATCGACATGGATTTCATGAATCTCAACCAGGCCGCGCACGGTGACCGGGAGTTCGGCTACATCCTGACGCGGCTCGGGGTGACCCGCAAGACCATCGTCGGCCACGCCTCCGACCCCGAGGTGGTCGCCCGACTCGACGGCTGGATCCGCGCTGCCCTCGGCCTGGACCACCTGCGCGGGCTGCGCCTGGCACGGTTCGGCGACAACATGCGCGACGTCGCGGTGACCGAGGGGGACAAGGTGGAGGCTGAGCTGCGGTTCGGCGTCTCGGTCAACACCTACGGCGTCAACGACCTGGTCGCTGCGGTCGACGACGCATCCGCGGACGAGGTCGACGCGCTCGTCGCCGAGTACGCCGACGCGTACCGCCTCGCACCGGAACTGGCCCGGGGTGGCGGGCGCCACGAGTCCCTGCGGTACGCCGCGCGCATCGAGGTCGGCCTGCGCGACTTCCTCACCGCGGGTGGCTTCGGCGCGTTCACCACGAACTTCCAGGACCTCGGCGACCTGCGGCAGCTGCCCGGTCTGGCGGTGCAACGGCTGATGGCCGACGGCTACGGCTTCGGCGGTGAGGGGGACTGGAAGACCTCCGCTCTCCTCGCCGCGATCAAGGCCATGGGTGCCGGCAGCGGGCGGGGCACCTCATTCATGGAGGACTACACCTACCACCTGGGGCCGGGCGAGCCGAAGATTCTCGGGGCGCACATGCTGGAGGTCTGCCCGAGCATCGCCGCGCACCGGCCGTCCTGCGAGATCCACCCGCTGAGCATCGGCGACCGGGAGGACCCGGTACGACTGGTGTTCGACGCCGCACCGGGCGCCGGCGTGGTGATCGGCATGACGGACCTCGGCGACCGGTTCCGGCTGGTCGCCAACACGGTCGAGGTGACACCGCCGGATGAGCCGCTGCCCAACCTGCCGGTTGCCCGCGCGGTGTGGAAGCCGGCCCCGTCGCTGTCCACCTCCGCCGAGGCGTGGCTCATGGCCGGCGGACCGCACCACACCGTGCTGACCCAGGCAGTTGGCGCGGAGACGTTGCGGGACTTCGCCGACATGCTGAAATCCGAATTCCTGCTCATCGACCACCGCACCACCCCGTCCGACCTGGGTGACCGGCTGCGGTGGAACCAGGCCTACTACCGGCTGATGCACAGCCGCTAGACCCCGGCCGAGGTACCCCTTTCCCCCCTCAGAAGGAGACATCATGCTCATCACCCGTCTTTCCTCGGTGGCGGCGGCCATCGTCCTCGTCACGGCCCTGACCGCCTGCGGTTCCAGCACCAAGACCGTCGACCAGCAGGCACAGTCCGGCGACAACGCGGGCGCACTGGTCGGCGTCACCATGCCCACCAAGTCGTCGGAGCGGTGGATCAGCGACGGCGAGAACGTCAAGAAGCAGCTGGAGGCGCTCGGCTACAAGGTCGACCTGCAGTACGCCGAGAACGACATCCCGACCCAGGTCAACCAGCTGGAGAACCAGATCACCAAGGGCGCCAAGCTGCTCATCATCGCGTCCATCGACGGCACCGCGCTGACCACGCAGCTGCAGCAGGCGAGGGACAAGAACATCTCGGTCATCGCGTACGACCGGCTCATCCGCAAGAGCCCGAACGTCGACTACTACGCGACGTTCGACAACTTCAAGGTCGGTGTGCAGCAGGCGACCTCGCTGCTGGTGGGCCTCAAACTGCTCAAGCCGGACGGCTCGCCCGGTGAGGCGAAGGGGCCGTTCAACATCGAGCTGTTCGCTGGCTCGCCGGACGACAACAACGCCACGTTCTTCTTCAACGGTGCGATGA from Micromonospora kangleipakensis includes these protein-coding regions:
- a CDS encoding sugar ABC transporter ATP-binding protein, coding for MSEDAKQAPHAAEPAALVQMRGISVEFPGVKALQEVDFRLFPGEVHALMGENGAGKSTLIKALTGVYSPIAGVTTIEGREVSFSGPAEAQGAGISTVYQEVNLCPNLTVAENILLGREPRRLGAIDGRATRARAAELLAEMGLHIDPGSILAEHPIAIQQLVAITRAVAVDAKVLILDEPTSSLDQDEVAELFRIMRVLRDRGVAILFVSHFLEQVYEISDRMTVLRNGRLVGEHRSADLGRLELVSLMIGRELGALAEVERLAGQAGEVASTAPVLQATGVGRKGSVAPFHLQINRGEVVGLAGLLGSGRTELARLLFGADRPDSGQVTVDGKVVHLRNPRVAIAAGIAFCSEDRKGEGVLADLSVRDNLILAMQAASGWARPIPRKTKDQLVEKWIKALDIRPANPDALVGKLSGGNQQKVLLARWLVTKPKLLILDEPTRGIDIGAKTQIQKLVAELAQEGMAVVYISAELEEVVRLSHRVVVMKDRAKIAELDQHATVDDIMRLIARVDEGSEAVAA
- a CDS encoding ABC transporter substrate-binding protein — its product is MSKKFLAAVAGVVLAVGLAGCGGDSAASGGGGAGNDTITMGFAQVGAESGWRTANTKSVQESAKEAGIDLKFSDGQQKQENQIKAIRSYIQQKVDVIAFSPVVETGWDAVLLEAKRANIPVILTDRAVDSEDTSLYKTFLGSDFVAEGKKAGEWLVEESQGKSEVNVVELQGTTGAAPAIDRKQGFADATKAAPQIKVIASQTGDFTRSGGKQVMEAFLKSNPKIDVVYAHNDDMGLGAIEAIEAAGKKPGVDIKIITVDAVHDGVQALADGKINYIVECNPLLGPQLMDLAKKVVKGEQVPQRVVTEETTFTQEQAKTELPNRKY
- a CDS encoding LacI family DNA-binding transcriptional regulator, translated to MTAAAAKAPVMADVARLAGVSHQTVSRVINGSASIKPETRERVLQAIERLGYRPNTAARALVRGRSGMIGIIGTARTLFGPTSIHRSVEDAARAAGYFATSVSLSEVTRRALDDATDHLMRVGVEGIVMIAGHDEALEVVRKQRSGVPFVVVEGDLSKASRTVGVDQVLGARLATEHLLKLGHREIVHVSGPLNWAEARARVEGWRLAMSEAGLRPAEPVPGDWSSASGYAAGLRICEMSETTAVFAANDQMAIGVLRALHERGRRVPEDISVVGFDDVPEAAYLIPPLTTIEQDFEAIGRRAIDVITQAINGDDLQPSPLVIPKLVVRQSTAPPTRTST
- the araA gene encoding L-arabinose isomerase, with amino-acid sequence MASATKPEVWFLTGSQHLYGPETLIQVADQSQQIQRTLVSSGQLAAEIVWKPVLTDSTAIRHVMLEANADPGCVGVIAWMHTFSPAKMWIAGLDMLRKPLLHLHTQLNAALPWASIDMDFMNLNQAAHGDREFGYILTRLGVTRKTIVGHASDPEVVARLDGWIRAALGLDHLRGLRLARFGDNMRDVAVTEGDKVEAELRFGVSVNTYGVNDLVAAVDDASADEVDALVAEYADAYRLAPELARGGGRHESLRYAARIEVGLRDFLTAGGFGAFTTNFQDLGDLRQLPGLAVQRLMADGYGFGGEGDWKTSALLAAIKAMGAGSGRGTSFMEDYTYHLGPGEPKILGAHMLEVCPSIAAHRPSCEIHPLSIGDREDPVRLVFDAAPGAGVVIGMTDLGDRFRLVANTVEVTPPDEPLPNLPVARAVWKPAPSLSTSAEAWLMAGGPHHTVLTQAVGAETLRDFADMLKSEFLLIDHRTTPSDLGDRLRWNQAYYRLMHSR
- the araB gene encoding ribulokinase, with translation MSDEKYVVGVDYGTLSGRALVVRVSDGAELGSAVHEYPHAVVTEALPGGQPLPPEWALQVPQDYREVLQVAVPQAVQEAGIDPADVTGVGTDFTACTMIPTLADGTPLSELDQFTARPHAYVKLWRHHAAQPHADRINQLAAKRNEPWLARYGGQISSEWEFAKALQLLEEDPTSYAAMQRWVEAADWIVWQLTGRYVRNACAAGYKGIYQDGQYPGPDFLAELNPAFADFVETKLDQPIGQLGDTAGTLTDRAAAWTGLPPGIPVAVGNVDAHVTAAAANALEPGQMVAIMGTSTCHIMNGRELRVVPGMCGVVKNGIVKGLWGYEAGQSGVGDIFAHFVRTHVPASYTSRARAEGLSIHEYLTSLASTQRVGEHGLLALDWHSGNRSVLVDHELSGLLVGETLATRPEDIYRALIEATAFGTRTIIETFRDAGVPVTELVVAGGLVKNPMLMQIYSDVTRLPLSIVPSEQAPALGAAIHAAVAAGAYPDVRTAAARMGHAERAAYTPHEADAAVYDELFAEYTTLHDHFGRGDNKLMRKLRAIQRSAVAR
- a CDS encoding ABC transporter permease, whose translation is MTSTRPLDRFRSSGLLWPLVAIVVLLAANAVVRPSFLALRFQDGHLYGSLIDILKNGAPTMLIALGMCLVIATRGIDLSVGAVVAISGAVTCSSIVGAAEPGSAGAAFVGMGTALALCAVLGLWNGFLVAGLGMQPIIATLVLMTAGRGIAMLITDGQIITVRNPTFRTVGAGFLVLPVSILIAVAVFVLVALVTRRTALGLLIESVGINPEASRLAGLRARTIRWTVYVFAAICAGVAGLMISSNVSAADANNAGLWIEMDAILAVVIGGTSLAGGRYSLTGTLLGALIIQTLTTTVYSMGIDPKITLVFKAVVVIAVCLLQAPKVRAALLGRTRRRHAPPDPEAEPTARQGTQTPTEPLVEKVAQP
- the yjfF gene encoding galactofuranose ABC transporter, permease protein YjfF — its product is MTTTATPAKEKGLLGTLAGGRSIPGRVVPVLATFVLFVLLFGVGAGRYDGFTSGQVVANLFIDNSFLIVLAVGMTFVIVTGGIDLSVGAVVALSTMVAAAGLGAGLPAPLVVLLVLAMGSTLGLLMGLVIHYFEIQPFIVTLAGMFLARGLCFVVGVQSISIKDPTFRSIATASLPLSANVSITWSVVIALAIVAVAGWVLHRTRFGRTAYAVGGNENSAMLMGLPVARVKVGVYVISGICSATAGLLFALYMLSGYGLHAVGMELDAIASVVIGGTLLSGGVGYVLGSLLGVLVLGVIQTLISFQGTLSSWWTKIAIGTLLLLFIVMQRVFMRRQP
- the chvE gene encoding multiple monosaccharide ABC transporter substrate-binding protein; protein product: MLITRLSSVAAAIVLVTALTACGSSTKTVDQQAQSGDNAGALVGVTMPTKSSERWISDGENVKKQLEALGYKVDLQYAENDIPTQVNQLENQITKGAKLLIIASIDGTALTTQLQQARDKNISVIAYDRLIRKSPNVDYYATFDNFKVGVQQATSLLVGLKLLKPDGSPGEAKGPFNIELFAGSPDDNNATFFFNGAMSVLQPHIDKGALVVKSGQKDFKTVAILRWDPATAQKRMEDLLTSTYTGGATVDGVLSPYDGLSIGILSALKSNGYGTAGQPYPVVTGQDAELASVKSIIAGEQYSTIYKDTRELAKVTVEMADAVLKGSKPQVNNDKDYDNGVKVVPSYLLQPVIVDKSNYKQALVDTGYYTGAQLG
- a CDS encoding L-ribulose-5-phosphate 4-epimerase; this encodes MSVIQSVNATITSLRAQVAALHAELPRNALVVWTAGNVSARVPGADLLVIKPSGVSYDDIRPENMVITDLDANLVDGDLAPSSDTAAHAYVYKHMPRVGGVVHTHSTYATAWAARGEPIPCVLTMIADEFGGEIPVGPFALIGDDSIGRGIVATLRTHRSPAVLMRNHGVFTIGTHARAAVKAAVMCEDVARTVHIARQLGAPLPLRQSDIDALYDRYQNVYGQA